A window of Hordeum vulgare subsp. vulgare chromosome 5H, MorexV3_pseudomolecules_assembly, whole genome shotgun sequence genomic DNA:
CTCCACGGTGAACAATGTCAATCTATTGCTCAGGTTTATTATTTTGTGAAAGCCCTTGCTGCAAATTCTCGTCTAGCTTGCTCACCAAGGAGTAAAGTTAGAACGGGGGTTTGGACAAAACTGATAAAAGTTTATGTAAAGCTCAATATGGATGTTGACTTATTACAAAGTAGGTATTCTCATGAAAAATGGAAAATTTATTGCATCAACTAAGGAGAAAACTAAGATTTTGCTCTGATACCTTCACAAGAGTGGCCCTAACAACAGGCTTGCCATGAATTTTGACGTGCATTGTTGGTAGTAACAAAATTGCTACCAATTATGATAATACATAATGATCATTTCAACGATGCATGATGGACACTCATCTTCACATGCTAGCGCTATTAACTTTGATAAAAATTGTGGTTTTTACTATTGAGGGAGATAATAACATTGATCAAATATATGCTGAGGTGTTTTGCTGTCAAGTTAGAAAACTCCCCATGAAATGCTTAGGAGTTCTTGTGACATTCACTATGCTTAAGACTTTTGATTGGGACTTCCTTGATGCTAAAATGATCAAGATACTAGCAGCTTGGATGAGTTATGCCGCTTCCTCAGGGGCTAGGGTTACTCTAATCAAATCTAGCCTTGATGAGATTCCATCATATTTTATGCCTATGTTTCTTCTTGAGAGGACTTCCATCGAGAAAATGAATGCTTATCGTAGAAGATTTTTCTAGAGAAAGGCTAGGGAAAAGTGGGCATATCATATGGTCAAGTGGACCAAAATTTGTCAGTCTAAGAAAATTGGTCGATTGGGTATTAAAGACCTCCACAAACAGAATGTGAGCTTCATAGTTAAGTGGTGGTGGAGGCTTGAGTCTTGTGATAGCCTATGGGAGTGTATCGCTCGCACCCGATACTTCAAACGTAAGACAATAGCTAATGTGCAGGCAAGATTTAATGATTCCCCTTGCTGAAAAGCAATTATGAAGGTGAAATAGGTATATATGAAGGGTAGGGTGATCGAAATCAATAATTGGGATTTAGCCAGGGTCTAGCATGATCCCTAGATGCTTGATGTCCCCTTGAAAATAGTATATCATATTCCGTTTGACATTTTTCATGACCATGAGTATACTTATGAGTTTGCTAAGAAATTTTTTGTGATGCCATTCATACGTAGTCTTTTTGCTGCTCTCGAAGATTAGTGGGGAGAAATTGTCAATATGGCTAAAGAGCCCCGTTAAATACTTCTCCTGATAGAGTAACTTGGATATTTGGAAAAAGGGCGAATTCACTACAAAGTTTGTGTATGAGTGGTTAGAGAAAGACTTGTCGTGGTGTGATTATAAATAGGTGTGAAAAGCCAAGATTCCTTTGAAAATTAAAAAAACTTCTTTGCCAACTGTTTCAAAATGTGATTCCTACCCGGGATAATATGCGTAAAAGAAATTGGCATGGGAACCCTGCTTGCTCCTTTTGCTACGATGTTGAATCGGCTGATCACTTGTTCTTTGGGCGTGCTTCTGCTTGGTCAGTTTGGGGGACCTTTGGTCTCGCTCTCAGGGGATGGTGCAGGTTGTGGCTTCGTTGGCAGATCGCTCGACTTCGCGGGGCAGGTTGGTGCTGGGAGGCAATGCTGGAGCTTGAGATGAATGAAGCCTTGTTGTCTTGTTGGTCTGTAATGGTCCTCACAGGGGTTTGATGCGTGCTGAGTTTCACGTGGTCTCATTTTGCTAGGTGGTTAGCAGTTCCCtgtttgcttttgttgttgctaaAACTTTGCTAAGGATGGGCGGTTAGTGTCAATAGGTTTTCGTACCGTGGTGGATGGTTCTTTTTAGAATCATCTAGATCGGGTTTTCTATTGATGCCCCAACTCACTCTCcccttttcaatttttttttactttAGATTTCAGTTTTCTGTCCAAACATTCCGACTGATGTATTTCCGTTAAGCAATTAATATAAAGGGAGATGAGTCCGAGGTTGGAAAAAGGTGCTAGTGCTATTTTTAATGATTGTTACTTTGTGTTTCTTGAGTTTACTCGGGTGATCTAGCACATGAGCTAGCCACCTTGGCTAGGCTTTCTCCTCCTAATACTTGGTTAGATGCAGTGTCGTGGTTTTAACATGCTTGTAACGGtacaaccattttgataaatgAATAAATGAGGTCTTGAAGTATAAAAAGAAACTTGACCAACACCATCTTAAAAAAACCTTAGGTCATATTTGATTTACGGTAATTGGGTAGgggttatactccctccgtttctaaatatatgtcttttaaaagatttcactacGAACTgcatacggatatatatagacatatgtaaattcattcattttgctttgtatgtagtttataataaaaaaaattaagGACTTATCTTTAAGAATGAAGGGAATGGAAGATAAAAATTTCATAGGAAAAATAAATTCTTTGCGGCTCTTTGGTTTGTAGGAACGGAATCTTATTTCTATGTAGAACGTAGACCAATTCTTCATATTAAAAAACCATCAGTTTAAACAtagtgaaaatatattttatctaAGCATCAAATGACATGCTTTTTTTATAAGAATTTAAGATGCATATCATCTTTTTTTCTGTCTTTTATTcatgtatactccctccgtctcaaaattcttgtcttagctttttcttgaaatggatgtatctaaatattaaaacttgactagatacattcatatctaaacaaatttaagacaataattttgggacggagggagtatgtgataTCGTTATACTGAAGCAAAGGAGGCCTTAACTCACATTTTTCGGCTATAGTATAAAACACGGGTTTGCGGTGGGGCCACACGCTTCGACCGGCCTCTGGAACTCTCCGCGCCTCCCCCGAGAGATCGAGCAGTGCACGCGATCGATCCCCTCGCGCATAAACGCGTCCGACCCAACCACCCAGCCCCAGCCCAGCAAACCACCATACCATAGTCGACTCGCAATCGCAACGAAACCAAACAACCCGACCGCTTCGAGAAGCCAAGCCTCGCCTCGCTACCAAGGCACCCAGACCCAGGCCTCCTCCCGGGAATCGGAAACCGCGTCCCAGCCACGCCCGCCAGCCCAGCCCCAACCCATTCGTCGCTCCCCTGATCCATCCGGCgacgcggcgcggcgcggcggagcAAGGAACGAAGGCTCGAGCAGCAGGCGGGCGGAGAGGATCCGGAGGCCGGAGAGATGGCGGAGAACCCGCAGCTGTTCGGGAACGGGATGCCCGTGCCCTTCCACGGCGAGATGTTCGTCCTCGCCCGCGACGGCGTCGAGTTCCACGTCGACAAGATCCCCTCGTGCGtagcccctcctctcttctcgccCGGCCCGGTTGCTTTCGCCTCGCCTGGGCAGATTAAtcgctttttctttttttctcgatCTAGCATCGCAAGCGACCGCGCCATCCGGATGGATGGGGATTTTAATTGGGGATTAGGTTTTAGGGTTGGATGCGAAGAAACGGTGGGGGGATTGATTGGCTGGCTTCGGGGATGGCTTTAGCAGCTCTCAGGAATCGGCTCGTCTGAGGTTCCGGGTGGAGCGGGCGGCCCGAATCGAGTTGAGCCCTTGGTTTGCGAGGGGAATTTCTGCCCTTCAGTGGCTGACATGTCGCCTTGTGACGAATGTTAGCTGTGCTCGTGCTAATCCTTGTCTTCTTCAAGGGTTGCAAAACATTCAAGTTCGAAAGGTTTTATGTGCTTGTGATGCGTGGTGGTTTACCACCACTACATAATTTGGAACGCTTGGTTGGAACTGCTAGGTGACTAGAAGAAATATAATGCTGCATGTTGTAAGGTTTGGGATTTTGGAACGGAATACGGTGGAAACACCGTGGCGCAGTCCATAGGTCGTGAGCTACAAATGCGGCACCCATTTATCTCTCGTTGTGTAAGAATTAGATAAGGAATATGCTTTCATTTTGTGCTCATTTAGAAAGCTTTCTCATTATGTTCAGCTTGGGATTTTATCTCGTTAAATTACACACCACTTTGCACGAAAAATAACTAACTGGATGCTATCATCAGTCTCATATGGTTGCTTCGCCTGTTCTCAGGGCGCCCGGCGGTCACGCAAAAACAAAGGGCACCATATACCTTTCTAACATAAGGATGGTGTTTGTCGCCGCCAAGCCTATTGGGAATTTCTTTGCCTTCGATATGCCTCTGGTGAGTAAATGGGCCATGAAAGTTGTCTAATCCTGTCCCCTGTGAATCTGAAAGGAACAGTTGATGTTGCCTCCTTGATTATTTCATTACATCATGAGTTCATAGCAAAATGTGTAAATTCTCTGACATGGCAAACATGTTTGCAGTTGTACGTGCACGGTGAGAAGTTCAACCAGCCGATATTTCACTGCAACAATATCTCTGGATTTGTTGAGCCGGTGAGTTGTTTGTCACTGAACATTTCATGATCGAATCGGCGAATACTTGCACATCCTACATTCCTAAACAAACACCGAAGATATTAACCGTGTGGGTTTCAATCCAGGTTGTTCCAGAAAGCCAGAACAGGGCTTTGTACTCCACCCACACCTTCAAGATCTTGTTCAAGGAAGGTGGATGTGGCACCTTTGTGCCACTCTTCCTGAACCTGATCACGTCAGTGCGGCGCCACAATCAGTTTGAagcccagcctgctaccgtgcccCGTGTGGACCCCATGCAGGCAGCGCAAACTCCTGTTGACGACATGATGCGCCATGCGTGAGTGCAAGATCTGCCATTTCCCAGTCTTCTCCTCCCAGCTATTCCCCTGTTGTGCTGTGAACTCACAGGTTCTCTCATGTTTACAGGTATGTCGATCCACATGATCCTACCAAGATCTTCCTCCAGCAGCCTGCAGCAGAATCCCAGCTTAGGAGGAGAAACTACCACGGCCCCGCTGACAACACGTACTGATGCTTTGGCCTGATTGGGAAGTGCATGTGTTTTCAACGATCTATATGTGGTGCACACGAGCAATATATCTGTTTGGTGTCATTCTGGTGATTCTCAGTGAAGAACGTGGTGGAAGTATACTACTCGCATTATCTTGGACAATTGTGTGTCTCGCTGTTGGATTCAGCCCAGATCTTGGTAATAATGTACATACAAAGTGATCTGCTTGACTATATATATGTTGCTGATCTCGTCGTATAGTTGTTCCCTTTAGAGTTAAAACTGGTTTGGATGCAGAGTAAGTTTGTGTCGACGTCTTCCGATGGGTGTGTTCGTTTGGTCCATTCAGCCTCTTGAGCCTTGGCAGGgcaatcagaatatacaagcctagGATGGCAACCTCTCATCGTTTGGTCCATTCAGCCTCTTGATCCTTGGCAGGgcaatcagaatatacaagcctagGATGGCAACCTCTCATCTCAGTAGTAATGTACTCCTTTCGTCccgtaatataagagcgtttttgacactatgggatggagggagtacatataaAGTGGTCTGCTAGGCTCTACGTTGCTGATCTGCTGCAGAACTAGTAATCAACACTTGGAATAAACACATCACAGAGACAGACAGAACAATGCCCTTGGGTTTGGGCCAAGGAAGAAAATATTACAAACAGTTTATTGCAAACCAATCGGAAACAATTATTGGATGTTCGTTCAGCATCTTCTGCAATATTTTACTCTCTCAAACTTAAAATAAATGTTTTAATCTTAGTATAATTTTAGACTAACATTTTGTAAAAAGTTAGACACTTATTttcaaacggagggagtacaaaccaAATAAATGTTTCAATCTTAATACAATTTTATGCTAACGTTTAGTAAAAAGTTAAGGCATTTATTTTAGGACAAAGAGAGTACAAATCAAATGAGAGTTTTAATCTTAACATAACTTTATATTAACATTTAGTAGAAAATTAAGACGCTTATTTTGAAAGAAACCAAAGGAAACACGCAAGGGTTCAGTGTTCACAGCATTGTTACAGGGCATGGTCACGCGCAGGGATTCACAGC
This region includes:
- the LOC123399858 gene encoding UPF0664 stress-induced protein C29B12.11c produces the protein MAENPQLFGNGMPVPFHGEMFVLARDGVEFHVDKIPSAPGGHAKTKGTIYLSNIRMVFVAAKPIGNFFAFDMPLLYVHGEKFNQPIFHCNNISGFVEPVVPESQNRALYSTHTFKILFKEGGCGTFVPLFLNLITSVRRHNQFEAQPATVPRVDPMQAAQTPVDDMMRHAYVDPHDPTKIFLQQPAAESQLRRRNYHGPADNTY